A region from the Nostoc sp. HK-01 genome encodes:
- a CDS encoding TPR repeat-containing protein, with translation MTQSNSSFYQVGASLPVDAPSYVKRQADEEFYQKLQAGKLCYVLNSRQMGKSSLRVQTMQRLKAQGIACGVIDLTGIGRKVTLEQWYGGIVYALVESFHLENRFDFDWQTWWQQKRQSLDAVTCLRAFITEVLLVKIDQEIVIFIDEIDSVLSQDFSADDFFSLIRFFQNQRVDNPSLRRLTFALLGVATPSDLIRDKKQTPFNIGEAVELHGFQLAEVEPLVKGLEDKFRNGTSLLAEVLYWTGGQPFLTQKLCQLIRNTETEISDDGATQWVENLVKKHLIENWEAQDEPEHLRTIRDRLLNNKQRAGLLLGLYQNILTSQELQPKNSYEETELRLSGLIVKEQNKLKVYNHIYSTVFDANWIRQELAKLRPYDEFLNAWLASNRQDYSRLLQGKALQEALKWAEGKSLSDDDNQFLRVSRELDIEELRKANSATLKGLLGNKFSNPDIIIQEVLSWTGGQPVLSEKLGQLITNDKSVIIEDTEAAHIEELVKTHIIANWENTETAEFFKSIRSLLLRNKKLVPNILQLYQQLLQQGEIVEDNSEEQREILQSGLVIQQQNKLRIYNRIYASIFNLTWVNQVINDWRPFAPQFEIWMSTKDESYLLSGQSLQEALIWSESKSLTIEENEFLIVSQVLDTLKLLLIIPDDTEKNKLIAATTELARNVNKPQVFIPKIFYWTHGNISLTINLCNFIINNAIKGVEEFEEFIETQIIENWKNQDSLEDVWKIYNYLLIEQPHSFWTLEVYKQILQQEVIAVDDSLEQLELLSMRLVTKVQNQLKVANPIYESIFNKSWVKNCLKVLWPHAEAVIAWLASNCEDESKLLYGEDLQQALIFVRERNLSVQEHKFFAASQLLDIRKVRLALEKVEQEAIQVFQQFDKQSINSQGLLIDIEVKHRQAWQIASNWSQEIKNIKDREQEIEQQREGAINNMFLKEIKRKEEKQIFAKLIQNFPKLGLPVTIVTGFLGSGKSTFINEIIKNIVQKNVKIGVIVAEFGEIGIVSDIVFEHDSYNLYDNSTISNDLVDTVYKVLEREERIDYLIIETTGLADPLPIALTVLGTELKDLTRLDSIITVVDAANYSLDLFNSEVAYSQIAYGDIILLNKTDLVDEDTLSELERKIKDVKEGARIIRTQRSQVPLPLILNVDLFDSDKYFDIDDAFTSVFFQSDKPFAIRKFQYFLDNQLPITVFRAKGIMWFDESPKKHIFHWCGNRFTFDDEEWKDNPKNELLLIGRNLERQTLLVQLENCLCYPSITSNRKH, from the coding sequence ATGACACAAAGCAATTCTAGCTTCTATCAGGTCGGAGCAAGCCTTCCAGTTGACGCGCCTAGCTATGTCAAGCGACAAGCAGATGAAGAATTTTATCAAAAATTACAGGCTGGCAAACTTTGTTATGTGCTGAACTCCCGGCAGATGGGTAAGTCTAGCTTGCGGGTACAGACAATGCAACGGTTAAAAGCACAGGGAATAGCCTGTGGCGTAATTGACCTAACCGGAATTGGTCGTAAAGTTACATTAGAGCAGTGGTATGGAGGTATTGTTTATGCTTTAGTAGAAAGCTTTCATTTGGAAAACAGATTTGATTTTGATTGGCAGACATGGTGGCAACAAAAGCGGCAATCTCTTGATGCAGTGACGTGTTTGAGAGCCTTTATCACAGAAGTGTTATTGGTAAAAATTGACCAAGAAATTGTTATTTTCATTGACGAAATTGACAGTGTGCTAAGTCAAGATTTTTCAGCCGATGATTTTTTCTCTCTTATTAGGTTTTTCCAAAATCAGCGTGTTGATAACCCTAGTTTAAGACGGCTGACATTTGCCTTACTAGGTGTAGCGACTCCATCTGATTTAATTAGAGATAAAAAACAAACGCCATTTAATATTGGTGAAGCTGTTGAGTTACATGGATTTCAATTGGCAGAAGTTGAACCTTTAGTCAAAGGATTAGAAGATAAATTCCGTAACGGAACATCACTGCTGGCAGAAGTTTTGTATTGGACTGGAGGACAACCGTTTCTCACGCAAAAATTGTGTCAATTGATACGCAATACAGAAACCGAAATTTCTGATGATGGTGCAACGCAATGGGTTGAGAATCTAGTTAAGAAGCATCTGATTGAAAATTGGGAAGCACAAGATGAGCCAGAGCATTTGCGGACGATACGCGATCGCCTCCTCAATAATAAGCAACGTGCTGGTCTTCTTCTTGGACTATATCAAAATATTCTCACATCCCAAGAGTTACAGCCAAAAAACAGTTATGAAGAAACAGAACTACGTTTATCAGGATTAATTGTTAAAGAGCAGAACAAATTAAAAGTTTATAACCACATATATTCAACAGTTTTTGATGCCAATTGGATTAGGCAAGAATTAGCAAAACTACGTCCTTACGATGAATTCCTAAATGCTTGGTTAGCGTCTAATCGTCAAGATTACTCCCGTTTATTGCAAGGTAAAGCACTACAAGAGGCACTCAAATGGGCAGAAGGAAAAAGTTTAAGTGATGATGATAACCAATTTTTGAGAGTTAGTCGAGAATTAGATATAGAAGAATTGAGAAAGGCAAATTCTGCCACCCTTAAAGGTTTACTTGGTAATAAATTTAGCAATCCTGACATCATAATTCAAGAAGTTCTTTCCTGGACAGGTGGTCAACCTGTTTTGAGCGAAAAGCTTGGTCAACTAATTACTAATGATAAATCTGTTATTATTGAAGATACTGAAGCTGCACACATTGAAGAATTAGTCAAAACCCATATAATTGCCAATTGGGAAAACACAGAAACAGCAGAATTTTTTAAATCCATTCGTAGTCTTCTGCTCAGAAATAAAAAATTAGTCCCTAATATTCTGCAACTTTATCAACAACTTTTACAACAAGGAGAAATTGTAGAAGATAACTCAGAAGAACAAAGGGAAATTTTACAGTCTGGCTTAGTGATACAGCAACAAAATAAGTTAAGAATTTATAATCGGATATATGCCTCAATATTTAATTTAACCTGGGTCAATCAAGTAATAAATGATTGGCGACCATTTGCGCCACAGTTTGAGATTTGGATGTCAACTAAAGATGAATCATATCTGTTGAGTGGTCAGTCATTACAAGAGGCTTTGATTTGGTCAGAAAGCAAAAGCTTAACTATTGAGGAAAATGAATTTTTGATTGTTAGCCAAGTATTAGATACCCTAAAATTATTATTAATAATTCCCGATGACACCGAAAAAAACAAGCTCATAGCAGCAACTACAGAATTAGCCAGGAATGTTAATAAGCCTCAAGTTTTTATTCCAAAAATATTTTATTGGACTCACGGAAATATCAGTTTAACTATAAATTTATGTAACTTCATTATTAATAATGCAATTAAAGGAGTTGAAGAATTTGAAGAGTTCATAGAAACACAGATAATTGAAAACTGGAAAAATCAAGATTCTTTAGAAGATGTGTGGAAAATTTATAATTATTTACTCATAGAGCAACCACATTCTTTTTGGACATTGGAAGTCTATAAACAAATTTTACAACAAGAAGTAATAGCAGTAGATGATAGTTTAGAGCAATTAGAATTACTCAGTATGAGATTGGTGACTAAAGTACAGAATCAATTAAAAGTTGCTAATCCTATTTACGAGTCTATATTCAACAAAAGTTGGGTAAAAAATTGCTTAAAAGTATTGTGGCCTCATGCGGAAGCTGTAATTGCTTGGTTAGCTTCTAATTGTGAAGATGAATCAAAACTTTTATACGGAGAAGATTTACAACAGGCGTTGATATTTGTTCGAGAAAGAAACTTGAGTGTTCAGGAGCATAAATTTTTTGCAGCTAGTCAGTTGCTAGATATCCGCAAAGTTCGCCTTGCTTTAGAGAAAGTAGAACAAGAAGCTATACAGGTGTTTCAACAATTTGACAAACAAAGCATTAATTCTCAAGGTTTACTTATCGATATAGAGGTAAAACACAGACAAGCATGGCAGATAGCATCTAATTGGAGTCAAGAAATAAAAAATATTAAAGATAGAGAACAAGAAATAGAACAACAAAGAGAAGGAGCTATAAACAATATGTTCCTGAAAGAGATAAAACGAAAGGAAGAAAAACAAATTTTTGCTAAATTGATTCAAAACTTCCCTAAACTTGGTCTACCTGTCACCATTGTCACTGGCTTTTTAGGCAGTGGAAAAAGTACATTTATTAACGAAATAATCAAAAATATAGTCCAAAAAAATGTAAAAATTGGTGTTATAGTAGCTGAATTTGGAGAAATTGGTATTGTTTCAGATATAGTTTTTGAGCATGATTCATATAATCTATATGATAACTCTACTATCAGCAATGATCTTGTTGATACAGTATATAAAGTTTTAGAAAGAGAAGAAAGAATAGATTACTTAATTATTGAAACCACTGGATTGGCAGATCCTTTACCAATTGCGTTAACTGTCCTTGGCACAGAATTGAAGGATTTAACTCGACTTGATTCAATTATCACTGTAGTAGATGCAGCTAATTACAGCTTAGATTTATTCAACTCCGAAGTAGCATACAGTCAAATTGCCTATGGTGATATTATTCTGTTGAATAAGACAGATTTGGTTGATGAAGATACTCTGAGCGAATTAGAACGAAAAATCAAAGATGTCAAAGAAGGTGCGAGAATCATCCGTACCCAGCGATCGCAAGTACCACTACCTTTAATTCTTAATGTAGACTTGTTTGATTCTGATAAATATTTTGATATTGATGATGCTTTCACCTCAGTCTTCTTCCAGAGTGACAAACCTTTTGCCATCAGAAAATTTCAATATTTCTTGGATAATCAATTACCTATCACTGTTTTCCGTGCTAAAGGCATAATGTGGTTTGATGAAAGTCCCAAAAAGCATATTTTCCACTGGTGCGGTAACCGCTTTACCTTTGATGATGAAGAGTGGAAAGATAATCCCAAAAATGAGCTATTACTGATTGGACGAAATCTGGAACGCCAGACTTTGCTTGTACAACTAGAAAATTGCTTGTGCTACCCCAGTATCACAAGCAATAGAAAGCATTAA
- a CDS encoding peptidase C14 caspase catalytic subunit p20, which produces MTEKFTHGYALLIGVGESAYSKLSLPVTVKDTQAIYAALIDPDLCGYPDDHKQAHIRVLNNKDATKAGILDGLKWLKEKAESDPGATVFVYYSGHGWVDKTTKQYYLLQHDIKPTKIASSALSAEDFTSALHQIQSERLLVVIDSCHAAGMATSKDADLELEEEFDDFIRVAPSKGLIDELKQGKGRVVFTSSEGEQKSYWVKDETISIYTYHFLEALQGAGNKPGDTEVRVSNIMNHLGKAVPETARQLYNKEQVPQNDMTGGDFVIAKLRGGKGLPDKGWEEVKPEATQKINKIADNITQYAQQIYNINEANGSHFGNVIHKN; this is translated from the coding sequence ATGACTGAGAAATTCACTCACGGTTATGCGTTATTAATTGGTGTTGGTGAGTCTGCTTATAGTAAATTATCTTTACCTGTGACTGTCAAAGATACCCAGGCAATCTATGCTGCCTTAATTGATCCTGATCTATGTGGTTATCCTGATGACCATAAACAGGCTCATATTCGGGTACTGAATAACAAAGATGCAACTAAGGCAGGTATTTTGGATGGATTAAAGTGGTTAAAAGAAAAAGCAGAATCTGACCCTGGTGCTACGGTATTTGTTTATTATTCAGGACATGGCTGGGTAGATAAAACCACAAAACAATATTATTTATTGCAGCATGACATTAAACCCACTAAAATCGCTAGTTCAGCATTATCAGCAGAAGATTTTACATCCGCATTACACCAAATTCAATCTGAACGTTTATTAGTTGTAATTGATAGTTGTCACGCAGCAGGAATGGCAACTTCTAAAGATGCAGATTTAGAACTTGAAGAAGAGTTTGATGATTTTATCCGAGTTGCACCATCCAAAGGTTTAATTGATGAGTTGAAACAAGGTAAAGGCAGAGTAGTTTTCACTTCCTCTGAAGGTGAGCAAAAATCTTACTGGGTAAAAGATGAAACAATTAGTATTTACACTTATCATTTTCTAGAAGCTTTACAAGGTGCGGGAAACAAACCAGGTGATACAGAAGTAAGAGTTTCTAACATCATGAATCATCTTGGCAAAGCAGTACCTGAAACTGCGCGTCAGTTATATAACAAGGAGCAAGTCCCTCAAAATGATATGACTGGAGGTGATTTCGTAATTGCCAAGCTTCGCGGTGGTAAAGGTTTACCCGATAAAGGATGGGAAGAAGTGAAGCCTGAAGCGACACAAAAAATTAATAAAATTGCCGATAACATCACTCAGTACGCACAACAAATCTATAACATTAATGAAGCTAATGGTAGTCATTTTGGTAATGTCATTCATAAAAACTAA
- a CDS encoding peptidase C14 caspase catalytic subunit p20 — MIVALGKTNIPQVIELLSQFLEDQDGEIRWLTVTALGEIGNSQAVKILIGHLNHSDNDVRREVFTALGEIGTPEVIECLIHALKQKKHDDKKWVAAALGKIKWSAQELKHYKNVEVVESLIDSLNDSDSYVRRWIAVALGKIRHPHAVKALILALDDPDATVRKHVAIALGRISHPMAVTALANKIKDKDNLVREQLVLALEKITDSKAINALISQALILALTSPDNHFKMLAAAIFGKIQWNIHIIRLIFQRITMLKILINILSLRYPYKNVHDLTTNLKKPNRVKLFTGIISKLDPSDSSVRCRAATALGEIGSHEAVEYLIKSLVDPNSDVRGRAAAALGKIRCPKSITALIQALSHPDAAVQQEAIAALKDIGTSKVLKNIVQSFTINLYDPDVYTLARMLAVRVSRTEQNDP; from the coding sequence GTGATAGTAGCTCTGGGTAAGACTAATATACCCCAGGTAATTGAATTACTTTCTCAATTTCTCGAAGATCAGGATGGGGAAATCCGATGGCTTACTGTCACCGCTCTAGGAGAAATTGGCAATTCTCAAGCTGTGAAAATTTTAATTGGCCACCTCAACCATTCAGATAATGATGTTAGAAGAGAAGTTTTTACTGCTTTAGGGGAAATTGGTACTCCAGAAGTGATTGAGTGTTTAATTCATGCTCTGAAACAAAAAAAGCACGATGATAAAAAGTGGGTTGCAGCAGCACTTGGAAAAATTAAATGGTCTGCTCAAGAATTGAAGCACTATAAGAATGTAGAAGTAGTTGAGAGCTTAATTGATAGTCTTAATGATTCTGACAGTTATGTTAGACGATGGATTGCTGTTGCCTTGGGTAAAATTCGCCATCCTCATGCAGTTAAAGCATTAATTCTTGCTTTAGATGATCCGGATGCTACAGTTAGAAAACATGTGGCAATCGCCTTAGGTAGAATATCTCATCCTATGGCAGTCACAGCATTGGCTAATAAAATCAAAGATAAAGATAATTTAGTTAGAGAACAATTAGTATTAGCTTTAGAGAAAATTACTGATTCAAAAGCGATAAACGCCTTAATTTCACAAGCTTTAATTTTAGCTTTAACGTCTCCAGATAACCATTTCAAAATGCTTGCTGCTGCTATTTTCGGAAAAATACAGTGGAACATACATATCATTAGGCTAATTTTTCAGAGAATTACTATGTTGAAAATACTGATTAATATTTTATCTTTGAGATATCCTTATAAAAATGTTCACGATTTGACTACAAATTTAAAAAAACCTAACCGTGTAAAATTATTTACAGGCATAATCAGCAAGCTAGATCCTTCAGACAGTAGTGTAAGATGCAGGGCAGCAACCGCCTTGGGAGAAATAGGTAGTCATGAAGCTGTTGAATATTTAATTAAATCGCTTGTTGATCCAAATAGTGATGTTCGAGGAAGAGCAGCAGCAGCTTTGGGAAAAATTCGATGCCCTAAATCGATTACAGCTTTAATTCAAGCTCTAAGCCATCCAGATGCAGCAGTCCAGCAAGAAGCTATAGCAGCATTAAAAGATATAGGTACTTCAAAGGTTTTAAAAAATATTGTGCAGTCTTTTACAATAAACCTTTATGATCCTGATGTTTACACGTTGGCAAGAATGCTAGCAGTTAGAGTTAGTAGGACTGAACAGAATGATCCATAA
- a CDS encoding RNA-directed DNA polymerase, with product MPVYQSESSDDSYEIDEDVEAQLSRGWRETNNLENNYWYEQRQLQGKTKRNKQGNKELLEKYCLPQCNSFRAISNLININLEELRLLVFSPKQDAATKHHYIRFYLPKKTGGERIISAPNQHLKNVQYWILENILKKLDPSIHDAAHGFRNSRIIEIENNKLDINLLPIKTLNTRYSILYKFWIIVKQIIYVDASHRLTQYPRFGKRRSILTNAEPHVGADIIINVDLKDFFHSISYKRVKGLFISFGYSESASTIFALLCTVTFVNHRSYLPQGAPTSPMITNLICRRLDRRLTEMAERLGFRYTRYADDLTFSASNENGCNIGKVLRHTQGIVKHEGFEINQDKTRIMRKSNRLEVTGIVVNTKPSISREKLKRFRATLYQIEKDGLGGKFWGESEDIMSSIQGFANFVYMVDPQKGAKFREQIRIIKEKYRY from the coding sequence ATGCCAGTTTATCAGAGTGAATCTTCTGACGATAGCTATGAAATTGATGAAGATGTAGAGGCACAACTAAGTAGAGGGTGGCGAGAAACAAATAATTTAGAAAATAATTATTGGTATGAACAAAGACAATTACAAGGTAAAACAAAGAGAAATAAACAAGGAAATAAAGAATTATTAGAGAAATACTGTTTACCTCAATGTAACTCTTTTAGAGCAATATCAAATTTAATAAATATTAATTTAGAAGAATTACGATTGTTAGTTTTTTCGCCAAAACAAGATGCAGCAACTAAACATCATTATATTCGCTTTTATCTTCCTAAAAAAACAGGTGGAGAAAGAATAATTTCTGCTCCAAATCAGCATTTAAAAAATGTCCAATATTGGATTCTAGAAAACATTTTAAAAAAGCTTGATCCTTCTATTCATGATGCTGCTCATGGTTTCCGTAATAGCAGAATAATAGAAATCGAAAACAATAAACTCGATATAAATTTATTGCCAATAAAAACTTTAAATACAAGGTATAGTATTCTTTATAAATTTTGGATTATAGTAAAACAGATAATCTATGTAGATGCTTCCCATAGGCTAACTCAGTATCCAAGATTTGGTAAACGCCGCTCAATTTTAACTAATGCAGAGCCTCATGTAGGGGCAGATATAATTATTAATGTCGATCTTAAAGACTTTTTTCACTCTATCTCCTATAAGCGTGTAAAAGGTCTTTTTATATCTTTTGGATATTCCGAGTCTGCGTCAACAATCTTTGCTTTACTGTGTACTGTCACTTTTGTGAACCATCGTAGTTATCTACCGCAGGGTGCGCCAACTAGCCCTATGATTACGAATCTAATATGTCGCCGTCTCGATCGAAGATTGACTGAGATGGCTGAACGCTTGGGATTTCGTTATACTCGCTATGCCGATGACTTAACCTTTTCTGCGTCTAATGAGAATGGATGCAATATAGGAAAAGTTTTAAGGCATACACAAGGAATTGTAAAGCATGAAGGGTTTGAAATTAATCAAGATAAAACCCGAATTATGCGTAAATCTAATCGATTAGAGGTTACTGGTATTGTAGTCAATACTAAACCTAGTATTTCAAGAGAAAAATTGAAACGTTTTCGTGCAACTCTTTATCAAATTGAGAAAGATGGTTTGGGAGGTAAGTTCTGGGGTGAGTCAGAAGATATTATGTCCTCAATTCAGGGTTTTGCAAATTTTGTTTACATGGTTGACCCTCAAAAAGGAGCTAAATTTCGAGAGCAAATACGTATTATAAAAGAAAAGTATAGATATTAA
- a CDS encoding HNH endonuclease, with translation MSSRSKIPEATQKQVRQRAKYLCEYCHASEQWQYVQFTVDHVIPLSLGGTDNLENLALACFHCNRRKTNRLTATDPLSGEEVSLFNPRQCNWSEHFIWSADGLLIEGLTATGRATVTALTLNRERVINIREADKEISRHPPTDDPMQAKFEQGG, from the coding sequence GTGTCCTCTCGTAGTAAAATCCCTGAAGCTACCCAAAAGCAAGTACGTCAACGAGCCAAGTACCTATGTGAGTATTGCCATGCCTCTGAACAATGGCAGTATGTACAGTTCACCGTAGATCATGTTATACCCTTGTCATTGGGTGGTACAGATAATTTAGAAAATCTGGCGTTAGCTTGCTTTCACTGTAATCGCAGAAAGACAAATCGGTTGACAGCAACTGACCCTCTATCTGGAGAAGAAGTTTCATTATTTAATCCACGACAGTGTAACTGGAGTGAGCATTTTATTTGGTCTGCCGATGGACTATTAATTGAGGGTTTGACAGCTACAGGACGAGCAACAGTCACCGCATTAACTTTAAACCGGGAACGGGTGATCAATATTCGTGAAGCTGATAAAGAAATTAGTCGGCATCCACCAACCGATGATCCTATGCAAGCAAAATTTGAGCAAGGCGGATAG